The following are from one region of the Streptomyces decoyicus genome:
- a CDS encoding alpha/beta fold hydrolase encodes MNPAYATTDHVFTVPLDHRRPDGPTLQVFAREVVDPAHADDQLPWLLYLQGGPGGKAPRPSAGSPGWLPHALKTHRVLLLDQRGTGRSTPLTARMASRFASASQLAAYLAHFRADAIVADAELIRRQLGNDEPWETLGQSYGGFITLTYLSLAPDGLRACYVTGGLPGLTATADDVYARTYPRVRDRVLDFYARYPDDVPRLRKIADHLTSNDIRLPGGDRLTARRLRTLGLALGMGDGFERIHWLLDESLDSDGELTDTFRHQVESLTGFTDNPLFAVMQETLYGQGAGPTGWAAARARTAFPEFAEEADPLLFTGEMIYPWMFREIAGLRPFADAADLLSQRTDWPPLYDLQRLAANQVPVAAAVYHDDMYVDAELSLRTAREVGATHVWVTNEWEHDGITASNGRVLARLMDLAAGRA; translated from the coding sequence ATGAACCCCGCGTACGCCACTACCGACCACGTCTTCACCGTCCCGCTGGACCACCGCCGTCCCGACGGCCCGACCCTCCAGGTCTTCGCGCGCGAGGTCGTCGACCCGGCTCACGCCGATGACCAACTGCCCTGGCTGCTCTACTTGCAGGGCGGCCCAGGCGGCAAGGCGCCCCGCCCTTCGGCCGGTTCGCCGGGATGGCTGCCCCACGCGCTGAAGACCCACCGGGTATTGCTCCTCGACCAGCGCGGTACCGGACGCTCCACCCCGCTCACCGCGCGCATGGCCTCCCGGTTCGCCTCCGCCTCCCAACTGGCCGCATATCTGGCCCACTTCCGCGCCGACGCGATCGTGGCCGACGCAGAACTGATACGCCGGCAACTGGGGAACGACGAACCCTGGGAGACACTCGGCCAGAGCTACGGCGGCTTCATCACCCTCACTTATCTCTCCCTGGCCCCCGACGGCCTGCGGGCCTGCTACGTCACCGGCGGCCTGCCCGGACTCACCGCGACCGCCGACGACGTGTACGCCCGCACCTACCCCCGTGTACGTGACCGGGTCCTCGACTTCTACGCCCGCTACCCCGACGACGTCCCTCGCCTCCGCAAGATCGCCGACCATCTCACATCCAATGACATCCGCCTGCCCGGCGGCGACCGCCTCACCGCCCGCCGTCTGCGCACCCTCGGCCTCGCCCTCGGCATGGGCGACGGCTTCGAGCGCATCCACTGGCTGCTCGACGAATCCCTGGACAGTGACGGCGAGTTGACCGACACCTTCCGTCATCAGGTCGAGTCCCTGACCGGCTTCACCGACAACCCGCTGTTCGCCGTCATGCAGGAGACCCTGTACGGGCAGGGGGCCGGGCCGACCGGCTGGGCGGCCGCCCGGGCCCGCACCGCCTTCCCCGAGTTCGCCGAGGAGGCAGACCCCCTCCTCTTCACCGGGGAAATGATCTACCCCTGGATGTTCCGGGAGATCGCGGGCCTGCGCCCCTTCGCGGACGCCGCGGACCTTCTGTCCCAGCGCACCGACTGGCCCCCGCTCTACGACCTCCAACGACTCGCCGCCAACCAGGTCCCCGTCGCCGCGGCCGTCTACCACGACGACATGTACGTCGACGCGGAACTCTCCCTGCGCACCGCTCGCGAGGTCGGCGCCACCCACGTCTGGGTCACCAACGAGTGGGAGCACGACGGCATCACCGCCTCGAACGGCCGCGTCCTCGCCCGTTTGATGGACCTGGCCGCAGGCCGCGCGTGA